The genomic DNA GCATGTGAGTATGGGGGCATTGGGGAAGACAATGCACAAGGTGTATGTGTGGCCATGGGGGGGCAAGATGTACAACTAATCCCTGACAGATATCGTATAATAGTTCTAGTTCATTTAAGTCAGGGCTATGCAtatgtttagtttagtttcagaACCAATTTGACTTATATTTGATAGTACATGAAGAGATGAATTATACACCTTgataccttaaagtggttttacaggcagaagtttttttttatcttaatgcattctacgcaataagataaaaaaaccttcactgttcagcagcccccctcggccccctaacacttaccctctcgattcagcgatgttgcacgagaaactgtccggactctccctcctgattggctgaggctcactggctcccgctgctgtcaatcatggtCAGTGAGCCAATGTGaagagggggggcggggtggaGCCGTGGCTGTATGTCTGAATGGacccacagagcagcagcttggctcgggtgcccccatagaaagctgcttgctgtgggggcactcggcaggagggagggaccggGAGAaatggcgagggacccgagaagaggaggatctgggctgctctgtgcaaaaccactacacagagcaggtaagtataacatgtttgtcatttttaaataaaaggaaaaacaagactttacaatcactttaacaataaaACATGCAAGTACCTTACTGCAGTTCAATAGAAAATTCCAATAAAGTAATAAGAAATTCTTAGTCAGGGGCTTCCAGTGTTTTTAAAAAGTTTGACATTTTGGCTAGTTTATGCATCAGGCttggaaaaaaaaggagagagcccGATGCGCTAGCCTGCCCAGTGTCTACTGCTCTGTCACTCCGCAGCGGCAGGAAAGAGCATTTTGgcaggtagggatgggctttatgtttatgaattcgactcaaacattggctgttcgcccgttccccgaatagcgaacaatttggggtgttcgcggcaaattctaaagccgcggaacaccctttaaatgtctatgggagaaatcaaaattgctaattttaaaggttaatatgcaagttattgtcataaaaagtgtttggggacctgggtcctgccccaggggacatgtatcaatgcaaaaaaagttttaaaaacggacattttttcgggagcagtgattttaataatgcttaaagtgaaacaataaaagtataatattcctttaaatttcgtacctggggggtgtctatagcagggatatgcaattagcggacctccagctgttgcagaactacaagtcccatgaggcatagcaagactctgacagccacaagcatgacacccagaggcagaggaatgatggaggtccgctaattgcatatccctggtctatagtatgcctgtaaagtggcgcatatttcctgtgtttagaacagtctgacagcaaaattacatttctaaaagaaaaaaagtaatttaaaactactcgcggctataatgaattgtcggtccggcaatacgcataaaagttcattgataaaaacggcatgagattcccccacagaggaaccccgaaccaaaattaaaaaaaaaaaatgtgtggaggtccccccaaattccatatcaggcccttcaggtctggtatggatattaaggggaactctgcgccaaaattggaaaaaaaattgcgtgagggtccccctcaaaatccataccagagatattaaggggtccccccaaaaatccataccagacccttatccgagcacacaaactggcagggcgcaggaaaagagggggggatgagagagagtgccccccctgaaccgtaccaggccacatgcccccaacattgggagggtgctcccccaaagcaccttgtccccatgttgatggggagaagggcctcatccccacaacccttgccccgtgtttgtgggggtctgcgggtggggggcttattggaatctggaagccccctttaacaaggggacccccagatcccagcctcccctgtgtgaattggtaatgtacacctaccatttcacaaaaaaaatgtcaaaaacgttaaaaaaagacaatagacgttttttgacaattcctttattaatgtcatcttctttccccgcttcttctatcttcttctggccttccttcggtgttcttattcttcctccatcttgttcttccccggcttcttcctctatcttcctccggtcttcttgtcTGGTACCTTCCTCTCCGCTTCGTCctctgatccgcctcaatgggaatctcccgttgtgtgacgcttctgttcaggtgacagctcttatataatggaggccggggccactcggtgaccccgacccttctgacgcatggggacttccctttggctttccccatgttgtcagagcgggcggggtcaccgtttacgtaaatgggtgacttCACCTTGTggcctgcccccttgtgacatcactgccccatcATGCACCGCTCTGTTACATCATAAGCAGGTTGGGCCATCAGGTGACTTCACCAGGTGGTCCTGCccctacctatataagaactgtcgaaGCGGAGAGGAAGCATTCAGCGGACGGCCGTCCTAGAAgacgggacatttttttttgggcccGGCGGTGCGGCGGGCGGAATGATTGGCAATGAATTTACATCAGggtacactgttttttatttttttatataaaggattggtcaaaaactgtgtctgtgttttccttttttagtacacttttttggtgaatgggtagtactatgtacccctacccttgccaaagggggcttccagattctgataagcccccacccgcatactctgacaaccacagcccaggtttgTCAGAaagagcccttgtccccatcaacaaggtagAATCCCCCTGTCCCAGagcaccccaccatgttgagggcatgtggcctggtatgattaagGAGGGGGGGCACATGCCCATCTCCCTCCTTTCCTGACCCGCCAGGTTGCGTgcctgaataagggtctggtatggatttttgggggcccacaccatttttttaaaatgttgacaaggtaccccttaaaatccatactagacccaactagcacttttttttttgtttagctgtCAACGGGGAaactcattgacagctgatgactcatcggttgttaaggacgccgcggccggcttcctggtctcattacttaacaaccagcttatactgcaccCTGATTAAACAAAGCTTTGCCCACTCAGgtctcagaatgcactgtgcatcatgcagtgcattgcagggtgttcagcggGGCGAACACCCTTAAAATTCTGGTGATCAGCGAACGGCTAAACAAGCAAATGTTCTGcctgaactcatgcttgggccaaaccgttcgcccatccctagtggcagGCAGCTATTAGGACTTAACTCATGGTGTGCTTGCACTTTTTTACAAAGTTGCCAAATTTGTGGATttcaactttaaagtggaactttagtcataaaattaagtcctgctagatcacttcatgctggccacTTTTGTAGGTATagccatgtaaaacattaaaaataagtgcctatactgtttaaaatccagtaatacactctctctccctgctctaCACATGTTCAGTCCCTCTctttttttaggcactgtgccgaatTTATAGTCTGAcaacctaaagatttactgctgttcagctttagcaaaatggcagcctccagcaagaagagacAGTACCATGGCTGgaagcacacactcattttggtagcataattattaatgtggagtgtatgttccttgctaaaaaaacattatttttattaagttgttatgggtaaagttccactttaagtaatgagAACGTTATCAAAGCCCCATATCAGAAATGCAAAAACTGCTCTGTTCCAtaaggtgtacagtatatagaaatgAGAGCTGAAGATGTTAAAGGAGAATAATATGCAAACATCATCCTTACCTGGGATTATGGTTTCCATTGTTACTCAGAGAGTTTCCAATGAGAATTTCAGCACCATTTATTCTATAACCATAACTGTTTCTGTTAGTGACTTTGATGTAGGCAATTTTGTACGGTTTCAGGAGGTCCACCCTCCACCAAGGAGACAGTTGTACGTCTGTATGTGAGCAGGAACCATGGGCAAATGATGGATCCTGGTTCCCATCTATTGCATTTATTGCGGCTGACTGGAAGCCATAGCGGACATCGTTTATAATTGTGGACTGAGTTGCTCGACCATGAAGGGCAACATTCCGATCTGTTAGACAATATGAAAGTAGAGCACCATATTACTTGGTGTATAAACAGTAATagagagatgatacaggagatatAGTGCAGAAGCACAAGGGGTATTCTTAATAGCTTTTATCACTATGGAGATGTTGTTGTATTTTCTTTTAGTAGTAGACATTTTCTAGCTCATCATACTTACAGTACCTGTGCTGCCATTCATAGTCAGTGTGCTATTACTTGCCAATGATTTCATGCTTGGACACAAAGTCAAGTGGTGGCCCATTCAAAACGCATGATCCAATTTGGGTCAACACCCATAGTTTAACACTGTTCTGGTTGTGTACTTATGTGTACTTACATTACAAAAGTTGCCATCTATTCAGTTGGAAACGTAATATACCTTACAGTCTGTTCCGTAGACTGGGTAGGAATTGCACGAATATTACTGACTATATGACACAAGGGAAAATGTATAGAAAAAGGCTATAAAGAAGAGCATATTGGTGATGTCTCCAATAGGTATCTTGACAAATACCGTAGTGATAGGATAACCCACATTCCCATAAAAAGTCGAGATTTCCCTACAAAATATATTACAAACTATAATAACTAATACTGGCAAATTAAAAATACTCTCCAAAAATATTGGCCCATCTTATTGCAAGATCCGGCCCTAACTAACATCTTACCCAAAAGACCTAATATTTTGTTTAGAAGGGCTAGGAATATTAAAAATCGCATAGCACCCAGCAACTTAAAGGAGTCACCACCCAAGACAGGAAACATTCCTTGTAGGAATGATGATCCACACACCGGTTATTGCTCTTAAAGAATCTTAATTTTATCGAAAAGCCACAGTGTACAAACGCAGATAAAATCAGTTGCCGCGTTTCAGCCTATGAAACCTTAGTCATAACCCATTCCTTACCTGTTTGACATCCGTGGGACTTGCAAAAAATCCAACTGTAAGACTTGTGCATTTATAAAGCATGACCAAAAAGAGTTTAAGGACAATAACAGGAAAATCTACAACATAAACCAGTTTATCACATGTGGCTCCTAATATGTTGTTTATGGATTGAGGTGCCCATGTGGCCTATATTATGTGGGCCGTACTATCTGTACTATGCGAACAAGGTTCAATGAACACAGGAGGTTCATTGAAAATGGCATCACACAACACAGTGTACCACACAACTTTAGCGTTCACCATAATGAAAACACTAGTGATCTGGAATTGTTCAGGATAGAAGCTCTATGCATTTGCCAGAATGGGAGAGATATTCCAAACTATGCCATAGAGAGACCTTCTTGATCTTCACTTTAAATGCCATGAGTCCAGGAGGGCTCAATGGCGAATTGGAGATTAGTACTATTATCTGATTACTAGTTTTGTTTCCCCCTCTTCCTCCAGAGATTATTCAGTGAATCTGCCTCCAGTTGGTTGTTTACTGTGCGCACCACAGGTATGTACATAGGTGGGTGCAGGCATGCACATCAATGATTTGTGCGTGTGGGTGCACACATATGTCCATATCTTGGTCACTTTACAGTATACCAACTGGAGTTTTTCTTATGTTTGCTTTTTTATGTTTGTTACATACACATACATTTAGCAACAGGCTTTCAgttatacatgcacacacacatataagagAATGCTCACCATCCCATGGGGGCATGCATATTACACATATGGAGTGTGCAGAGATTGTTGTACATCCAGAACATAACTCAAACAAAAATTAACTAAATTGCACATAGGTTGGCATGGGCAATGCTACACTAGGGACAATTAATACTAGTGTGTGGATTATTCTAAGCAGTTCAGTCCAAAATATATGGACAGATTTTGTTTTATCGTAAGGAAAACTTTttgaagttttaatatattttagaaaaactatattttcaaaaagtatattcttgaaaaaaatatgtttaaagaaTATATATAGAACAATCATAGAATATATGTATTGATTTTATATATCCTTTACATATAGAGTTTTATATAATAACCCTAAAACCTCTCGAAATACCGATCATAAGGTTTTTtccatctattttatttattttttaaatcacataAACTATTTTATTTCTAAGTACCCTTTTTGGAGAGAAATAAGGATTTAATAGAACAGAATGTGTATTATGAATAACAATCAAGTTGCCTTTTAAACATTAGCCATGTGTTTCTTGTGGAAAGTCCATCAGctagcaatgaaagggttaacaaTCCTGGTAATTATATTATATAAGGGCTCCCAAGACAGCACAGTGCAGACCTGAAGGAGGGGACACCCTATGAAATGAGTTGTCTTGACAACTTGCAACATTCCTTGTAAGCTGATTCTGCCGAGTATCACGTGATTTTAAACATTTGAGGCTCTTTTTTGTTGCATTTCGGAAAGACTTCAGTCTGTGACCAATGCAATTCTGACTTTTGGACACCCTGTCCTCCATCGGCATGAATATCCGCCAACTTGTGATGATTGGTATGCCTAATAACTGATACGCTGAAAGATTAGTTAGCTTAGCTACCTCCCCAAAAGGGGACTTGTCTCCTCTGTGGAGTCATTGTTCCTGGTGCAGGAAGAAAGTCTTTTCTTACTACAAAaccagttaatacagttgtcaacctTCCCTTGGGCCCTTCGGACCACATGGGTTACTACAGGCTACTTTATCCCTCTTGCGACCGTGGGATGCAACCAATGGAAAAGAGCTATTTGTTCAAGTGAGATAATTCTACTGTTGCTCTCTCCAATGGTAACTTTACTGTATTTTTTCAGAGATTCAGAACTACTTCCCGGTAGGTCATTGttgtaatgagactagttggtctctAGATGATGGCTCCTCCCAACTCGATCAGAGTCTGTACTAAGACTCTTTTCCCAGAACCTGGAAGTCTTTGCGCCAGTCTGCCCGATGATCTCGTAGTGAATTCTAACGGCCAAGCGAAGGTCAAGCGAAGGTACTTGCCGAAACATGGGCATCTcaaagtgtgtatacagtatacgcACACACTCAAACACACACttgtgaacgaccacaacatacagggtatacaaggtaataccgacataaaatcacacacataggttggacttgattgacttgtgtctatCCTCAACCTCACCCATTATGCAGCCATGCAATTATGCAACTTGCTAGGTCTAAAGACCATCTACAGTCTtcgcctaggtttccactattgtgacctAAAATTTGTGCGATTTTACTGCGATATCTATGTGACTTGAAtcgatgcctgtgtattcttgatgtcCATGGGCCCCAAGTACATCACAGTGGGATcaaaagtagtgtagggactactttgaagttgctgcaacttggaGTTGCACCGCTATAAATGATACTCCTTGAAAATCATGGGGGTATGATTTGTGGCGGTCAAGCCTTACTGACAGCTAGAGAGATTAATTACAACAATGGCCTGTGCAATTTTGGATCCTCATCCTTTTGCTTGTTATTCAAGTCTTActttatgactagggatgagcttcgagttcgagtctaactcatgttcaactcaacaTCGGCTGTtatgccagttcgccgaacagcgaacaatttggagtgttcacggcaaattcgaaagccgcagaacaccctttaaaagtctatagaagaaatcaaaaagtgctaattttaaaggcttacatgcattgtattgtcataaaaagatgttttggggacctgggtcctgccccaggggacaaggatcaatgcaaaaaaaagttttaaatacggccattttttcaggagcagtgatgttaataatgcttaaagtgaaacaataaaagtgtaatattcctttaaatttcgtacctggggggtgtctatagtatgcctgtaaaggggcacatgtttcccgtgttttagaacagtctgacagcaaaatgacatttcaaaggaaaaaaaagtcatttaaaactactcgcgctattaatgaatttccggtccgacaatacacataaaagttaattgataaaaacggcatgggaattccccacaggggaaccccgtgcccttcaggtctggtatggattttaaggggaaccccgcgccaaaatgagagagcgccctcctcctgaaccataccaggcccaccatgcccctcaacattgggagggtgcttttggggtaaaccccccaaaacaccttgtccccatgttgatggggacaaggttgcctcatccccacaacccttgcccagtggttgtggggagtgtgcgggcggggggcttatcggaatctggaagccccctttaacaaggggaacccccagatcccggccctaccccctgtgtgaaatggtaagagggtacaaaagtacccgtaccattttacaaagaattgtcaaaatgttaaaaatgacgagacagtttttgaaaattcctttatttaaatgccttcttttgttcttctatcttcttGCTTCTATCtcccttcttctatcttctatcttccttcggtttcttcctccatcttcttcttctggttcttctggttcttctgttcttctggttcttcctctggtgttctcgtccagcatcttcctccgcggcgtcttcttccctcttctctcgggccgctctgcatccatgattgcatggagggaggctcccgctgtgtgacggttctTAATAAAGAGGGCGATgcccccgtgacgtcagaagggcgaggttacgtaacaggtgacccccgccccctcagACATCatgggggaatgccacagggaagtccccatcaagtccccatgtgtcagagggggggcggggtcactgggttgcTCTGCCCACtactccccgttatttaagaaccgtcacacagcgggagcctccctcatgccatcatggatgcggagagggccgaggagaagaagggaagaagacgctgcggagggaagatgccggaagagaacaccggaggaagaaccagaagaagaagaagatggaggaagataactgaaagaagatagaagaaagaagaagcatttaaataaaggaat from Aquarana catesbeiana isolate 2022-GZ linkage group LG04, ASM4218655v1, whole genome shotgun sequence includes the following:
- the LOC141141343 gene encoding fucolectin-like, producing MRMIFLHTVVLLWILCGVSAQYRNVALHGRATQSTIINDVRYGFQSAAINAIDGNQDPSFAHGSCSHTDVQLSPWWRVDLLKPYKIAYIKVTNRNSYGYRINGAEILIGNSLSNNGNHNPRCSVITSIPDGATQTFYCHGMAGRYVNIIIRGKTECLHLCEVEVWTNDSD